Proteins from a single region of Oryza brachyantha chromosome 6, ObraRS2, whole genome shotgun sequence:
- the LOC102702575 gene encoding uncharacterized protein LOC102702575 isoform X4 — protein MNCSTMALQQMPCALEVTDRRPQSLSDTQCDRLGDHISNSSFSKFSSTKGHTIQKPEKRDITFATLSPRCNSDWKLVPFLSDIQDINKRSYFTSGTAGTESFQFPWPIIFYWLDYPNEKNMHDQIDHSKTFSSGSPPPGITLKQCQHRRKIKKPSTVLPPCNVLVNNSSKSVAAPVRSDSDILHDDGKAPRKNPKKKRNNKKGKHFRRGACKRLNLSSEIHCEENIDAASPVEVLTDLLVDKLSETSSSAGSLVKEAHFGEDNGGKNNEYVECRTKLNPSTLGSADMDGSGCTGSSTKTVGDIFSCKGVKYLIDGSNNSDNSEFLGSTFTEDGCPSMGKQSSNYEKSLCACVCNSNDATIYSMFNKLERDNTVNCSANNEVSDSCHPIGAHLSASPAEDSNGSFGSSSCCSKDVADSSSHTERVKCSSEACSSKTSLPVVPGRSRKKSRKTSNYGYLTATSGILGTNKNKHSGKYSSTSVWQKVEKLNVENTCKAVCMVDSGIQNKNAFENISKGTQHSLTRSMTTHNQSRKMCNQPSPDERIEMEHAKENDALNSYQEFSRYKHKKQTPFLYQQTGLSSNQGIQPSVSYHDPKNGIAMVPKNHFQQKNGLPMMQLIHDKDSSVATGVSSNCPAEGNGSSQSGVEKKAALASCNMNYYCAPQATYKETCKSTIQEDPHSSSTENEAISTNSNSRNMCVDPCPAEREENCHVKLTTENTPKQFGTLYSASGKCCKLYSAAAHVSQKWVAVSNKNIVQFNGSETSVDASVLTNGIPVSANFDVGANIPNFPASADNGINKLASEISDILNSSEHLDLRCQPCTDTSTDFKKIRQAVCDAHMAQQRVENVQVIFGRPLADFERFICSASPVLYCSTCPAGKDFCSQEWIKDGMCFHQSTNITLSRIWQWYEEPCCYGLEVKAQDFCRSKGLWNSRDQFTTYFVPYLSAVQLFGQAKRASTRRVDKEAAGMDVTSKISPCMSSLPILAKLLPQQLHETSSPSDLHTKCDQHGELIFEFFESEPPFSRRQLFEKINELISGVKPSNCQISGDPKSLELSLRDLHPTSWCVCLVLCCMVSHIPYT, from the exons ATGAACTGTTCGACGATG GCTCTCCAGCAGATGCCGTGTGCACTTGAAGTAACTGACAGAAGGCCACAGAGCTTATCAGATACTCAGTGTGACAGATTGGGCGATCATATTAGTAATAGTAGCTTTTCAAAGTTTAGCTCTACCAAG GGCCACACTATACAGAAGCCTGAGAAAAG GGACATCACATTTGCAACGCTTTCCCCTAGGTGCAATTCAGATTGGAAATTGGTTCCCTTTCTTTCTGACATACAAGACATCAACAAGAGAAGCTATTTCACATCAGGAACTGCTGGCACAGAGAGCTTTCAGTTCCCTTggccaataatattttactgGTTAGACTATCCAAATGAAAAGAACATGCACGATCAGATTGATCATTCTAAAACATTTTCCAGTGGAAGCCCACCACCAGGAATCACCTTAAAACAGTGTCAGCATAGGAGAAAAATCAAGAAACCATCGACCGTATTACCTCCCTGCAATGTGCTTGTAAATAATTCTTCCAAGTCTGTTGCTGCTCCTGTAAGATCTGATTCTGATATTCTGCATGATGATGGTAAGGCTCCAAGAAAGAAccctaaaaagaaaagaaacaacaagAAAGGAAAACACTTCAGGCGAGGAGCCTGCAAAAGGCTTAATTTGTCATCAGAAATCCATTGTGAAGAGAACATTGATGCTGCTTCTCCTGTTGAGGTTCTTACTGATTTGCTGGTTGATAAATTGTCAGAAACCTCATCCTCTGCTGGCTCATTGGTTAAAGAAGCCCATTTTGGCGAAGATAATGGTGGGAAGAACAATGAATACGTGGAATGTCGAACTAAATTGAACCCATCTACACTAGGAAGTGCTGATATGGATGGCTCTGGATGTACAGGTTCATCTACAAAGACAGTAGGCGATATATTTAGCTGCAAGGGTGTTAAATACTTGATTGATGGATCAAACAATTCTGATAATTCAGAATTCCTTGGATCCACTTTCACTGAAGATGGCTGTCCTTCCATGGGGAAACAAAGCAGCAATTACGAGAAATCACTGTGTGCGTGTGTTTGTAACTCTAATGATGCAACAATATATTCGATGTTTAACAAGTTGGAAAGGGACAACACTGTGAACTGCAGTGCCAACAATGAGGTGAGTGATTCATGCCATCCAATAGGGGCTCATTTAAGCGCAAGTCCTGCTGAAGATTCAAATGGTTCCTTTGGAAGCAGCTCATGCTGCTCAAAGGATGTTGCTGATAGCAGTAGTCATACTGAAAGAGTAAAGTGCAGCAGTGAAGCGTGCAGCAGCAAGACTTCCCTTCCAGTTGTTCCTGGGAgaagtagaaaaaaatcaagaaaaacatCTAACTATGGTTATTTGACTGCAACTAGTGGAATACTAGGCACTAATAAGAACAAGCACAGTGGTAAATACAGTTCAACTTCAGTGTGGCAAAAGGTAGAAAAACTTAATGTGGAGAATACATGTAAAGCAGTATGTATGGTTGATTCAGGTATTCAAAACAAGAATGCATTCGAAAACATTAGCAAGGGCACACAACATAGTCTAACAAGGTCAATGACAACACATAATCAGAGCAGAAAAATGTGTAATCAGCCTTCACCAGACGAGAGAATTGAAATGGAGCATGCCAAAGAAAATGATGCACTAAACTCATATCAAGAATTTTCCAGATACAAGcacaagaaacaaacaccATTTCTATACCAGCAAACAGGTTTATCTTCTAACCAGGGTATTCAGCCATCAGTAAGCTACCATGATCCTAAGAATGGTATCGCCATGGTGCCAAAGAATCACTTCCAACAGAAAAATGGATTGCCTATGATGCAGCTAATACATGACAAGGACTCCAGTGTTGCTACCGGAGTGAGCAGCAACTGCCCAGCTGAGGGAAATGGGAGCTCACAATCTGGTGTTGAGAAAAAAGCAGCACTCGCATCTTGCAACATGAATTATTATTGTGCCCCACAAGCTACATATAAGGAAACATGTAAATCAACCATTCAAGAGGATCCTCATTCTTCCTCAACCGAAAATGAGGCCATATCCACAAATTCAAATTCCAGGAACATGTGTGTGGATCCTTGCCCTGCAGAAAGGGAAGAAAATTGCCATGTGAAGTTGACAACAGAGAATACTCCTAAACAATTCGGTACCTTGTATTCTGCTTCTGGAAAATGTTGCAAGTTATATTCTGCTGCTGCACATGTTTCACAGAAATGGGTTGCTGTCtcgaataaaaatatagtccaATTCAATGGTTCAGAGACTTCTGTTGATGCCTCGGTTCTAACTAATGGTATTCCTGTTTCTGCTAACTTTGATGTTGGAGCCAATATTCCTAATTTTCCTGCATCAGCTGACAACGGAATCAACAAGTTGGCTTCTGAGATATCTGATATACTGAACTCGTCCGAACATCTTGATTTGAGATGCCAACCATGTACTGATACTAGTACTGATTTCAAGAAGATAAGACAAGCCGTTTGTGACGCTCACATGGCGCAACAGAGAGTGGAAAATGTCCAAGTTATCTTTGGCAGGCCTCTTGCTGATTTTGAGCGATTTATTTGCTCTGCTTCCCCGGTTCTGTACTGCAGCACTTGCCCTGCTGGCAAAGACTTCTGCTCACAGGAATGGATAAAAGATGGCATGTGCTTTCATCAGAGTACCAATATCACTCTAAGTAGAATTTGGCAGTGGTATGAAGAACCTTGCTGCTATGGTCTGGAAGTAAAGGCTCAAGATTTTTGTAGATCGAAAGGCTTGTGGAATAGTCGTGATCAGTTCACCACCTATTTTGTGCCATATTTATCTGCGGTTCAATTGTTTGGGCAAGCTAAGAGAGCTAGCACTAGAAGGGTTGACAAGGAAGCAGCTGGTATGGATGTTACATCTAAAATATCTCCATGTATGAGTTCTCTCCCTATCTTAGCGAAGCTTCTGCCACAGCAATTGCATGAAACAAGTAGCCCATCTGATTTGCATACTAAATGTGATCAGCATGGAGAGctcatatttgaattttttgaatctGAACCACCATTTTCGCGACGGCAGTTGTTTGAGAA GATAAATGAGCTGATTAGTGGTGTCAAACCGTCAAACTGCCAAATATCAGGAGATCCAAAGAGTTTGGAGCTCAGCCTGCGTGATCTTCATCCCACCTCTTGGTGTGTTTGTCTT GTATTGTGTTGCATGGTATCCCATATACCGTATACCTGA